In Lycium ferocissimum isolate CSIRO_LF1 chromosome 3, AGI_CSIRO_Lferr_CH_V1, whole genome shotgun sequence, the genomic window TTTCTTTTTGTATCAAGATTTTAAGCCCATTTAAATCTCTTTGCATATTGTTTGCTCCATCATAACATTGTCCACGTATATAAGATGGGCTTAAAGAATGTTGAGCAAGTAAACCAACAACTTCATTTCTTAGGGACAAAGCACTAGTATCACGAACATGAATAGTACCAATAAACCGCTCCATTACACTCCCCCTTCTATCAACATACCTCAAAACAATAGCCATTTGCTCCTTACATGACACATCACGAGATTCATCAACTAATATGGAAAAGTAATCATCATTTAAATCCTTCGATATACTTAATGTTTCCATCTTACATGCGGATAATATCCTCGAATGTATGGAAAAGTCAACCGATTATTCTTTGGAGCTTTTTTAAATGCATCAGCAATATTATCACATCATTTAGTATACCATCTAAGAAGTTCAATATAGTTACCTTTATTAAAAGATGATTCGTCTTCACGATGCCCCCGAAATGATATGttacgacccagccccgtaggccgtgactagtgcccgagctgggcactcgtacccacctatcaattaTAATCGGTCATAACAAACGCAataagaacttatacgtacgtaaaggcacgacatcgcgcacacatatatatatatatatcatatatacggaCGAGGATATACGGAATACAAACACGACCGAatagtgctacccacaacccgtTTATGTCTCACAGTTGCACTCCCAAGAGTcataacggaatcatatgacgggacgggctccgccgtacccccgaataaatatacacacatataacaaaagagtCCGTACCAAAAATGGGAGCTCCGggacaaggagcactccaaagtggCTGAGTAGGAGTCCCTAAGCCccgcggctcacccaaacggtGTACGTACGCAGACGAAACGCgtaccccgaagaaaggggggtcgacgaatatgtaccgagcatgtaaaaaACATAGAATACCGTAAATAAAACCGCAAGTAAAGAGTATGGAACATGAAAACGATGTCGAAAAAAAGCTTACCtgcgaaacataaatcatgcatgatcatatcataacgtaagtaaataatcatcatataca contains:
- the LOC132048966 gene encoding uncharacterized protein LOC132048966; this translates as METLSISKDLNDDYFSILVDESRDVSCKEQMAIVLRYVDRRGSVMERFIGTIHVRDTSALSLRNEVVGLLAQHSLSPSYIRGQCYDGANNMQRDLNGLKILIQKESKGAHSIHYFAHQLQVTLVAISRRCDEVRELLSLVSNILNMVRASFKRRDELLESQAKEIEEALRKGELETVGA